The genomic DNA AAGTAAAAATTCACAAACTCGAAGTTTTTTATTTCCGCAATTTCTATATTTTTGGTTTTAATGTTTAGAGTGTTTCCTTTAGTGGCATTTTCAAATATCGCAATACCACCTTTATTACTATATCCACCTTGCAAAGTGGCATGAGTTAAATCCGGATTACCAGAGATATTGATAGTATTATTAATAGCACTACCTTTATCACTATATCCACCATATACTTTATCTGCCATCCATACTTTACCAGAGATGTTTACAGTGTTGTTGGTGGCTGAGCCTAAATAGCCAGCCCCACCATATACCGTTCCAATTCTCTTTCTTTCACCTGATATATTTACTGTGTTTGAAGTAGCTGAACCTGAATAGCTAAGCCCACCATGAATTTGATGCATATCAACATTAGATATATTGACTGTGTTTTGATATACATCTAAATCTTTATGAAATCCACCAAAAACATTGTCTACATAACCGTTAATGCTTTTTACAGTTACGATATTGTTATTTGTAGAATTTGGCGCTAAAGAGTATTCAAAAATATTTACAGGAATGGGCAGATCTTTTATATCGCTAGGAGTGTTTGGGTCAAAAGTGAGTATCTCTCCACCTAAGGCTGAGCTGACTGCTAAGCTAGTGGCTAGAAGTAAATGTGGGGGGGGTAAGCCTGCTTATTTGATTTGACATTGTTTTTCCTAATTATGAAATTGTATTATCAAGCATTATACATTAAATTTATAAGTTAAGATTTAAATTTGGGTAGAAATTTAGTAAGAATTGGTGGATTTGATAAATTTACACTTTAGTAGGAAAAATTTAATAAAAAACTCGCTTCAGATACAGTCCGTTTGGTGGGGCTGGAATCCTAGTAAGTGGCTTGTTGGCTTGGAAATTTGATATAAATTTGGCTAGATTTTCATCACTTTTGCTAGCCTCAATAGAGTTTGCGACCATGAGACGGACTTGTGCTCTTAAAAAGCCATTTGCCTTGAAATTTATCACTGTGAAATTTGGCTTTGGGCGGGTTTGATTTGGCTCAAATTTGGTGCTAAGTTTGCCTGATTTAGCGCGGTAAATCTGATAAGCAAAGGCGTGATAAATCTCTCTAATAGTCGATTTATCGTCGCTGCCGACTTTATAAAATGGCTTAAAATCATGCACTCCAGCGAAGCACTTTAGGGCTAAATTTAGCCTATGCAAATTTAACTCATCAGCAAAATACAAATAATCGCTCAAAAATACGCTTGGCTCATCGTGGCTGATGATGTAGCGGTAGCTTCTAGCTGTGGCGTCGTAGCGTGGGTGGAAGTTTTCGCTCACCACTTGCATGGATTTTACTCTTATGTATGGGGCTGAGTGTTTGTTGATTTGTGATCTAAGATGATCTAATCTACCTTGCCAAAACTCGCCACACTCCACGCAAGAGACTTGAGCTATGGCATGGACGCCTTTGTCTGTGCGTGAGCTAGAGATGACTGGCGTGAAGATTCCGACGTGGTTTAAGGCGTGGTTTAAGCAGTCTTCTACAGCGTTTTGGTGTGGCTGGGTCTGTGAGCCGCTAAATTTGGAGCCATCATATGAGTAGGTAAGGGCGATTTTCATTAGTATTTGTTTAAGACCTTTTTCTTAAAGGCTATAAGTGAGCCTATGAAAGTCAGGGCAAAAATAGCTGGAATAGCGTAAAATGGCTGCTTAGCAAATACCATAATCAAAGCAAAATACACAAACAAAACGCCAAAAATACCAAAGTAAATAATGCCTTTTTCGTATCTGTATGTGACGATCCCAAAGCTCATAGCAAACAGCACACTAGCAAGTGGGAAGAGTGCTACAAGCACGTAAATGCTAAGGTCTTTGGCTCTTTTGTCACTCTTTAGCGACTGAGCCCAGTAGTCTTTGAACGAGTATTCATCGTCCTTGCCGCCTTGCATAAGCGTCCTTATAGTCATGCTATCGTAGTTGCTTATGTGCCACAGCTTTGGATTTATGGTATACATTTTGCCGCTGCCAAGAAGTAGCTCTAAATTTGAATTGTTGTTTACTATATCAGCACTTAGCGATGTGATGAGCTTCTCGCCTTCATCTGAGATATTATACATTACGATATTTTCGTATTTTGCGGTTTGGTTGTTGTCGTTTTGAGCTTCTATGAAAACCATCCAGTCGCCAAACTTTTGTCCGAATTCGCTTGGTTTGATATTTAGGCTTAGTTTTGTTTTTTTGTATTCGATGAAGCGGTCGTTTAGGTGTTCGGCTATTGGCATGACGACTAGTGAGTTGATAAGCATTATCGCTGATAGGATGAAAGATACGCTTAGAAAGAAGTTGGCTATCTTTTTTGGATTTTGACCTAAAGTGAATATGACTGTGCTTTCGTTTTCTTTAGATAGGCGAAAAAAACTCATCGCCACAGAGACAAAAAATGAGATAGGTATGGTAAAAAGCAAAATCTGAGGCAGCATAAAAACATATAGCTTGATTAGTTCGCCAAAACTAATTTCTATATAGCTAGTAATCCTTGCAATCTGTATAAAAAATACGATAGACATTATCAGAAATAGTGTCGCAAAAAGTGATGCGAATGTAGTCAAAAAACTGCTAAAAAAATACTTATTTACTCTATTCATTTTTATTTTAATCCTATAAATTTAAAGTAAAGCTCAAAAAGCTCTAAGGCTTGGTTTTGAAATAATAAAACGATTAAAAGCGATAGGCTAAGTGCTGGTATAAAGGGCGCTTCGTGATTTTTACGTGAAATTATACGTAAAATAATATGCAAAATAATCTGTAAAATTCCAGCCAAAAACACAGCAAAAATGCCAAGTTTGATACCCAAAATCGCTCCAATGCTAGCTATGATTATGGTATCAGCGTCGCCCATAGCTTCTAGGATTTCGCCTTTATTGTGCCTATTTATCCAAGCACTTGTTATGCTTTTTACTATTGTTATTGCTCCAGCAAATATGAAAGAAACTACAAGGCTAGAGTGAAATAAACTTATCTCATCAAGTCTAATCTCACCGTCAATTTGGCTAAAAATAGCTAAAAAATAAACTACCAAAAGCAAACTCTCAGGAACTGCGTGGTGCTTAAAATCAATCACACTAAGAGTAAAAAGCATTATGAAGCAAAGCCCAAGTACAGCGCCACTAATCAAATCTCCAGCTACAAAAAGTCCAGCCATGCCAAGCAGAGCCGATACAAGCTCAACACTAGGATAGATAAAAGATATATTTTGCTTACAAAACGCGCATTTGCCACGCAAAAACATCCAAGAAATGAGCGGGATATTGTGATAAAATTTGAGCTTATGTTTGCAGCTAGGACAGTGGCTAGCTGGGAAATTTATACTCTTGCCAAGAGGCATTCTGTATATCAAAACATTGCAAAACGAACCGATACAAAGCCCAAAAATAAAAAATAAAGCATAGTAAATTTCCATTAAAGACCACCAAATTTTCTATGAGTTTTTTGGTATGATGAGATGATCTCATCAAGCTCTTTGCTAGTAAATTCAGGCCAAAGCGTCGGCGTAAAATATAGCTCGGCATAGCTTGCTTGCCAGAGCAAAAAGTTGCTAAGTCTTTGTTCGCCACCTGTGCGAATGAGTAGATCTACGTCACCAAATTCGCTTGTGTCAAGGTGGCTTGAAATGCTCTTTTCGCTGATGTTTTCGCCGCTTTGCAAAGCGTTATTTACAGCTCTAGTTATCTCATCTCTAGCGCCATAATTTATGGCTAGGATTAAGTTTAGCTTATCGCAATTTGCAGTTAGGTTTTTTAAATTTGATATTTCGTTTTTTAGTGAGTTATTAAATGGCTCCAAATCGCCTATAGTGTGAAATTTGATACCGTTTTTGACGAAGTTTTCTCGCTTCTCAATTAAGAATTTTTCAAGCAAATTCATAAGAAAATCAACTTCGCTTTTTGGGCGTTTCCAGTTTTCGGTGCTAAAAGCATATAGAGTTAAGTTTGCGATGCCTTTTTGGCAGCAATACGACGTGATATCTTCGACCACGTTTGCTCCTACTTTGTGCCCGTTTGTGCGTATCAGGCCCTTGCTTTTAGCCCATCTTCCGTTTCCGTCCATGATGATTGCTAGATGATTTAACTTATTCAATCTTAACCTTTAAAATCTAAAAAATTTTTCTTTTTAACCCAAAATGGAGCCACTTCGCCCACTTCGCATTCACATTCAAAAGCCTCTTGCAAGGCATTTGCAAAGCTTTTATAAGGCGTGATAAACTTAACAAACTCACCACCTCTGATGTAAGCAATAAACGGTGCAAATCTATCAAAAACTAAAAAAAATCCAAGCTTATCGCCTAATTTAATCTGGGCTAAAGCACTTTTGTTTGCGTAGACAAAAGGTACGCTGATAACGCCTTCGTTTAGAGCTAAAAGCATTCTAAAATACGTTTTAAACTCCACTTCGCTTGTGGCGTTTGCAAGGCTTTGTTTGATAAAAGGAAGCAGCCAATCAAGCTCTTTGCTTGTGAGTATTTTTTCTAATAAATCCACGCCGTTTGGTAGATATTCGCCTACAAAATCCCTTTTTATGAGCTTATTTATCTTTATCACGCCGCCACTTTGTGAGCTGATATTTGTGAAATACTCACTTCCCACTTCAAGCTCAAGCTCGGATCTTGTTGATAAAAATGTATTGCCAAATTTAAGATTATATCTCTTGAAGCCAGTTTTTTCCATAACTTTGATGATAACTGGAAGACTTGCGTTTATGATAGCTGGAGTTTTGTTGCTTGCTTCTAGTTTGTTTAGTTTGGAAATTTGGCTTATCATATTTGTTTGGCAAGCTCAGTGATTTTTTGTGCGATGTTTGGCTTGGTGTCAAATCCAGTGTCAAACTCGCCATTTGGTGTGATAAAATCTATTTTTGTTTGGTCGCTACCAAATTTGATTTTCTCATCAAGCACGTTTAGGCAAACTGCATTTAGGTTTTTGGAGTTTAGCATATTTATGGCGTTTTGTTTTGCCAAGGCTCTATCCATTTCCATTTTGAAGCCGATTTTTTTACAGTTTAAATTTAGACTTTTTAAGATATCTGTGTTTAAAACTAGCTCCAAATTTAGCTCATTTTGGCTTTTTTTCATTTTGCCGTTAAATTTAGTTTTTGGTTTGTAGTCGCTGACTGCTGCACACATGACAAGCAGGTCATTTTGGCTTAAATTTTGCGAGTTTATGGCATTTAGCAACTCTTCAGAGCTGCTAAATTTGATGATAGGATAGGGCGCGCTAAACTCATTTGAGCTTATAAAAGTCAGCTCAGCTCCAGCGTAGTAAAATGCGTCGGCTAATGCCTTTGCCATTTTACCGCTTGAAAAGTTGGTTATGCCACGCACGTCGTCTATTTTTTCTGTCGTGGCGCCGCCAGTCACGACCACTTTTTTACCTTTATAAAAGTTATCTTGATTTAGCGTTCTTTTTGCCATTTCTACGATGATTTGTGGATCTGCTAAGGCGCCTTTGCCAAGGTCACCACAAGCAAGTATTTTTGAAACTGGTTCGCAAATATCATAGCCGTTTTTGCTTAAAATTTCTAAGCTATTTTTAGTGGTGAAATTTTCTAGCATATTATTGTTGGCTGCTGGGGCTATGAGTTTTGGGCAAGTGGAGGCTAAAATAGTCTGCAAAAACACATTATCAGCGACTCCATGAGCTATTTTGTTTATTGTGTTTGCACTAGCTGGAGCGATGATAATTAGGTCGTTTTTGCTATAATTTATGTGGTTTAATCCACTTTGCCAGTCTTCACTAATGCTCGATAAAACTCTGTTTTGTACTAGCGCTTCAAAGCTTATAAGATTTGCAAATCTTAAAGCCCCATCGCTTAGCATTACTCTGACATCTGCACCCTCACTTTTAAGTAAGCTTATGATTTCATAGGCTTTGTAAAAGCTCACACTCCCACAAACAGCCAATAAAATTTTTTTATTTTTCATCACTTTTTCCAAAGAAATGGTAAAAATATCCAGCTTTATTTACTTGTTTGCTTCTAGCTAGGATTAGATCGCCTTTTTGTGAGTCATTGGTGACTGTCGTGCCAGCTGCTATGAGCGTGTCATCAGCGATATTTACAGGAGCTACAAGCTGAGAGTCACTGCCTATGAAGACGTTTTTGCCGATTATTGTTTTGTGCTTTTTGACACCGTCATAGTTGCACGTGATAGTGCCGCAGCCGACATTTGTACCGTTTCCTATCTCACAGTCTCCAAGATAGCTTAGGTGTCCGGCTTTTACCGTATCTAGTTTGGCATTTTTTAGCTCGACAAAGTTGCCGATGTGGGTTTGGGTTATGTTTGATTTTGGTCTTAGATGAGCCATAGGACCGATGTCGCTATCAATGATGATGCTATCTTCGATGACTGAGCCACTTTTTATGTGTGAGTTTTTGATATGGCAGTTGCCCATTATCATGACATTTGGCTCGATGATACATTCGCCTTCTATTGCAGCTCTGCTATCTATGAAAATAGTGCTTGGTAGGTGCATTATGACGCCGTTTTTCATCAAATTTTCTTTGATGTTACCTTGCATTATCTCTTCAGCCTTGCTTAGGGCAAATTTATCATTGATACCCATGAAATTTTCTTCATTTACAAGAGTATGTTTGACTTTGTAGCCGTTTTTTATGGCTAGTTCTATGGCGTCTGTGAGATAAAACTCCTTGCTTGCATTATCGTTTTTGATAAGTGGAATTAGTGATTTTAGTAGTTTGCTATCAAAACAATAAGCTCCAGCGTTGCATAAGTTTACACTTTTTTCTTCATCATTTGCATCTTTTTGCTCGACTATTTTGGTGACGTTTCCACCATTTGTGATGACTCTTCCATATCCAAAAGGATTAATTGCTTCAAATGCTGATATGCTTACGTCTGCATCACTTTGGCATAATGCTTTTAGCTCGCTAGCTTCAATTAAAGGCATATCGCCACAGATTATGAGCGTTTTTTGTGAGCTTAGCTCACTTATGGCAGCTTCTACTGCTCCTGCGGTGCCTGGCTTGTTTATGCTATCTTGTTTGTAGATTTTGACATCTGGAAACTGTGATAAAATAGCACTTTTTACCTCATCAAACTGATAAAACAGCACGGCTCTGACGTCGCTTGTTATCTCGTAGGATTTTTTGAGTATATGGCTTATCATAGGCTCGCCACAAATGGTGTGCAAGACCTTTGATTTGCTTGATTTCATTCTTGTGCCATTGCCTGCGGCTAGCACGATTATAGTTATATCATTCATCTTTTTCTCTTTAAATTTAGTGGCAATATTGTAGCCAAGATAAACAAAATTTCAGATAAAAAACAGATAAATTTCGCTAAAATCAAGCATTTTAAATCAAGGCTAAATTTGAGATTTTTATTTTTATTATTATTTGGATTTGCTAGCATTTTTGCAGCTGATACCGTAACTGTCCCTACCATAAATTTAAGCCTAAGTGCCCCAGATACGCCAGCTCAGCTAGTCACTAGCCTAAATGTTTTAATCGTCCTAACTCTCCTTGCTCTTGCTCCATCGCTTATATTTGTGATGACTAGCTTTTTAAGGCTTATTATTGTTTTTTCATTTTTAAGGCAGGCGATGGGAACACAGCAAATGCCACCTACAAACATACTCATCTCACTTGCTTTGATACTTACATTTTTTATCATGGAACCAGTGGCTAAGAAGTCTTATGAAGAGGGCGTGAAGCCATATCTCGCAGAGCAAATCAGCTATCAAGAGGCTTTTGAAAAGGGCGCTAAGCCGTTTAAAGAGTTTATGGTGCGAAACACTAGAGAAAAGGATCTGGCGCTATTTTACCGTATACGTCAGCTACCAAATCCAAAAACCATAGATGATATTCCTTTAACCATAGCGGCTCCAGCTTTTATTATCAGTGAGTTAAAGACTGCTTTTGAGATAGGGTTTTTGATATATTTGCCATTTTTGGTTATCGATATGGTCGTAAGCTCAGTGCTAATGGCAATGGGTATGATGATGCTTCCGCCAGTTATGATATCATTGCCGTTTAAGCTGCTGATTTTTGTGCTAGTAGATGGGTGGAATCTACTAGTTGGAAATCTAGTAGATAGCTTTAAATAAATTAGTTTAGTATAAGAAGTATCGAAGGTATAGTTATAAACGTCGCAACTATGCCAAGAGCTACGCTTGATATGGCTAGGTTTGTGTCTAAATTTGCTTTAAGTATCATTGCGCTTGCTAAAACCATAGGCGGCATCGCGCATTCAACTAAGCCAATCAGCCATTTATCGTCTAAGCTTACACCAAATACAAAGGCAATTCCTATAAAAATCGCTGGTGCAAGAACCATTTTTGCTACTAAAACCACGCTTGTGCTTTTCCAAGCCGATTTGACGCTATTAAATCCAAGTCCGATTCCCACAGCAAACAAAGCCACTGGCACGACGCTACTAGCAAACATTTTAAGCGGTGGAAAAATGATGCCTGGAAGTTCAAAGTTTCTACAAATAAGCCCCAAAATCAGAGCCACAAATGGTGGAAATTTAAGCACTTTTATTGTGTTTTGCACTAGTGAAACTTTAGCTGGAGCTGCTAAAGACAAGATGAGAGGTCCAAGCATGGAGATAGGTATGCCAGTAGCAAGCTGATCGTAAAATATAACCTCATTTATCGCCTCATCACCGAAAAATCCTTGCACGACAGGGATACCCACAAACAGCGTATTACCAAACATACTAAGAAGTGCAAGACTTACTAAAGTTGGCTTTTTAAATTTAAGAAGTATGCCAACTCCAACAGCAATTCCCATAGCTATAAGCGATGAGCAAATACCAGTTAGGATAACATTTATCAAATTTATATCAATTTCGACATGATAAATTCTATCAAAAATCATCGCAGGAAGTGCGAAACAAAGCACAAAATCAACAAAAATTATAGATTGGTTTTGAGCCAAAACCTTTGTCTTTTTAGCCAAATATCCAGAGGCTAATAAGATAAATATAGAAAACATAGGTGCAAAAATCATTTTAATCATCCAAGTAAATTTATAAAGCGAGATTATATTACTCTTTGTATAAATTTAATTTTAATATTGAAGTTTTAGATTAAATTTATATAAAAATATCTATAAAATTTACTAAATAAAAAAAACTTAAGATGAATTTAGATACAATCTAACATTTTATACAATTATACAAAATTTAAGGATATTATGATGAAAGCTTGGAGCAGGGATAGTTGGAGAGATTATAATATATTGCAACAACCAACATATCCTGATAAAAATGCGTTAAAAAATAGTGAAGAAAAATTAAAAAGTTTGCCGCCGCTTGTTTTTGCTGGTGAAGTAAGAAATCTAAAAGAAGAGCTAAAAGACGTAACTTTAGGTAAAAGCTTTTTGCTTCAAGGCGGGGATTGTGCTGAGAGCTTTGAGAATTTTAGTGCAAATGGCATTAGGGATATGTTTAAAGTAATGCTTCAAATGGCGATAGTTCTTACTTTTGCTGGTGGATGTCCTGTAGTCAAGGTCGGACGCGTCGCAGGTCAGTTTGCCAAGCCTAGAAGTAGTGATTTTGAAGAGATTAACGGCGTAAAACTCCCAAGCTACCGTGGCGATATCATCAACGGCTTTGAGTTTAACGAGGCTGCGCGCGTGCCAGATCCAAAAAGAATGATAGAAGCTTATTACCAAAGTGCTTCTACATTAAACTTACTTAGAGCGTTTTCTCGTGGTGGTTTGGCTGATTTGCACGAGGTTCATCGCTGGAATCTTGGCTTTATTAAACGTGCTGATATAGGGGATAAATTTGAAAAACTTGCCGAGCAACTAACTCAAACGCTAAATTTCATGGAGGCGTGTGGCGTGACTACTGCAAACACTCCAACTCTAAGCGAAACCAAGCTCTACACATCACATGAGGCACTTTTGCTTCCTTATGAAGAGGCTTTGACCCGTGTGGATAGTCTTAGTGGTGACTGGTATGACTGCTCTGCTCATATGCTTTGGATAGGTGAGAGAACACGTGGGCTTGATGACGCTCATGTGCATTTCCTAAGTGGGGTTAAAAACCCAATTGGCTGCAAAATGGGACCAGATGCTAAGGCTGAAGATATAATCGCTATGGCAAACAAACTAAATCCAAACAACGAAGCAGGTCGCCTAAATATCATCATCAGAATGGGTGCAAACAAGATAGAAGATAGGCTTCCAGCTATCTTAAACGGTGTGAAAAAAGAGGGCTTAAATATACTTTGGAGTATTGATCCGATGCATGGAAACACTGTAAAAGCAAGTAGTGGATTTAAAACTCGTGAGTTTAATGCTGTGATGAGCGAGGTCAAGAGCTTTTTTGATATTCACAAAGCTTGTGGCACAATAGCTGGTGGCGTGCATCTTGAGATGACAGGACAAGACGTCACAGAATGCACCGGTGGTGTGTTTAAGGTGACTGAAGATGGGCTTGCTAGTCGCTATGAAACTCAGTGCGACCCAAGACTAAACGCAGATCAGGCACTTGAACTGGCGTTTTTAATAGCTGATTTAGTTAAGAAAAGATAGATTAGAGCTTATTAACCGGATTATATGATCCGGTTAAATGATTAAAATTTGTAGTTATATCCTAGATAAAAACCATAATTTGTCTCTTTGGCGTCTTTCATCTCAGATTTATCTGATTTGCCATAGTCTGTTCTGTCTGCTTTTAAGCCAAACTCAACTTCGTTGCTTTCGTCGATAGCATATATTCCACCTAGTTTAGCTCCTATAATCCAGCCTTTTATATCGTCTTTTTCATTTTCATCTATTGCATTAACTTTCATTTTTAAGATAGACATACCAGTATATCCGCCAATTGCTAGTTTAAGATCATTTGCAACGACTGGAGTATACTCAGCGCCGATTATAAATTTATGAGTATTCCACTTTAGAGCAAGAGGGTCTCCGTCTTCATCAATGATAGAATCCTTAGTTTGCAAATCATAAATATAAGAGCCGTAAACTCTATAAATATCAAAATCATAACCAGCTTTTAGACCGATTCCTATTTGATTATCTTTAAAATTAGCTGAGTTTATTTCATCTTTTGTTTTTAGATTTGATTCAAAAGAATAATCGCTCTCAACGCCGATAAAAGCACCTTCACCCATTGCAAAAGCACAAGTGATAGAGACTGCAATGCCGATTTTTAAAATAGAATTTTTCATATTTCCCCTTTTTTAATATGTTTAAAACTCAATATTATAGCAATTTATATATAAATTTGATATGGTTATGGTCTAAGAGAATTAAATTTATGTAAATAATATATTGCTAAAATCTTAAAGTAAAAACTTTATAAAAAATAAAAAAATACATAAAATATTTAAATTTATATACATTTTACTTAAGTTGTGTTATAAATATATTACTTTATTATGAGGAGGTTATATGCAAGGAACTAAAATATCGGCGCTAGCATGTGTTTTGCTACTTATGGGGGGGGGCACCGTTTTTGACTATTAGTGCGGACGCACAGACTGTGAATGAGATAAAATCAGATACGGATAAGACCAAAATGATTTTAGAACTTCTAGGGCTTAGGTTTGAGGATATATTAAAGATTATTCAAAATCCAGATGAAAGAGTTAGTCATACTTCATTGAGTTCTATTGATATTTTAAAGACTTTAGAAGATATCATGGAGGGAGCTGAATATGAACTTTTAA from Campylobacter iguaniorum includes the following:
- the truA gene encoding tRNA pseudouridine(38-40) synthase TruA, with protein sequence MKIALTYSYDGSKFSGSQTQPHQNAVEDCLNHALNHVGIFTPVISSSRTDKGVHAIAQVSCVECGEFWQGRLDHLRSQINKHSAPYIRVKSMQVVSENFHPRYDATARSYRYIISHDEPSVFLSDYLYFADELNLHRLNLALKCFAGVHDFKPFYKVGSDDKSTIREIYHAFAYQIYRAKSGKLSTKFEPNQTRPKPNFTVINFKANGFLRAQVRLMVANSIEASKSDENLAKFISNFQANKPLTRIPAPPNGLYLKRVFY
- a CDS encoding LptF/LptG family permease; protein product: MNRVNKYFFSSFLTTFASLFATLFLIMSIVFFIQIARITSYIEISFGELIKLYVFMLPQILLFTIPISFFVSVAMSFFRLSKENESTVIFTLGQNPKKIANFFLSVSFILSAIMLINSLVVMPIAEHLNDRFIEYKKTKLSLNIKPSEFGQKFGDWMVFIEAQNDNNQTAKYENIVMYNISDEGEKLITSLSADIVNNNSNLELLLGSGKMYTINPKLWHISNYDSMTIRTLMQGGKDDEYSFKDYWAQSLKSDKRAKDLSIYVLVALFPLASVLFAMSFGIVTYRYEKGIIYFGIFGVLFVYFALIMVFAKQPFYAIPAIFALTFIGSLIAFKKKVLNKY
- a CDS encoding prepilin peptidase; its protein translation is MEIYYALFFIFGLCIGSFCNVLIYRMPLGKSINFPASHCPSCKHKLKFYHNIPLISWMFLRGKCAFCKQNISFIYPSVELVSALLGMAGLFVAGDLISGAVLGLCFIMLFTLSVIDFKHHAVPESLLLVVYFLAIFSQIDGEIRLDEISLFHSSLVVSFIFAGAITIVKSITSAWINRHNKGEILEAMGDADTIIIASIGAILGIKLGIFAVFLAGILQIILHIILRIISRKNHEAPFIPALSLSLLIVLLFQNQALELFELYFKFIGLK
- the uppS gene encoding polyprenyl diphosphate synthase is translated as MNKLNHLAIIMDGNGRWAKSKGLIRTNGHKVGANVVEDITSYCCQKGIANLTLYAFSTENWKRPKSEVDFLMNLLEKFLIEKRENFVKNGIKFHTIGDLEPFNNSLKNEISNLKNLTANCDKLNLILAINYGARDEITRAVNNALQSGENISEKSISSHLDTSEFGDVDLLIRTGGEQRLSNFLLWQASYAELYFTPTLWPEFTSKELDEIISSYQKTHRKFGGL
- the coaBC gene encoding bifunctional phosphopantothenoylcysteine decarboxylase/phosphopantothenate--cysteine ligase CoaBC, whose amino-acid sequence is MMKNKKILLAVCGSVSFYKAYEIISLLKSEGADVRVMLSDGALRFANLISFEALVQNRVLSSISEDWQSGLNHINYSKNDLIIIAPASANTINKIAHGVADNVFLQTILASTCPKLIAPAANNNMLENFTTKNSLEILSKNGYDICEPVSKILACGDLGKGALADPQIIVEMAKRTLNQDNFYKGKKVVVTGGATTEKIDDVRGITNFSSGKMAKALADAFYYAGAELTFISSNEFSAPYPIIKFSSSEELLNAINSQNLSQNDLLVMCAAVSDYKPKTKFNGKMKKSQNELNLELVLNTDILKSLNLNCKKIGFKMEMDRALAKQNAINMLNSKNLNAVCLNVLDEKIKFGSDQTKIDFITPNGEFDTGFDTKPNIAQKITELAKQI
- the glmU gene encoding bifunctional UDP-N-acetylglucosamine diphosphorylase/glucosamine-1-phosphate N-acetyltransferase GlmU; protein product: MNDITIIVLAAGNGTRMKSSKSKVLHTICGEPMISHILKKSYEITSDVRAVLFYQFDEVKSAILSQFPDVKIYKQDSINKPGTAGAVEAAISELSSQKTLIICGDMPLIEASELKALCQSDADVSISAFEAINPFGYGRVITNGGNVTKIVEQKDANDEEKSVNLCNAGAYCFDSKLLKSLIPLIKNDNASKEFYLTDAIELAIKNGYKVKHTLVNEENFMGINDKFALSKAEEIMQGNIKENLMKNGVIMHLPSTIFIDSRAAIEGECIIEPNVMIMGNCHIKNSHIKSGSVIEDSIIIDSDIGPMAHLRPKSNITQTHIGNFVELKNAKLDTVKAGHLSYLGDCEIGNGTNVGCGTITCNYDGVKKHKTIIGKNVFIGSDSQLVAPVNIADDTLIAAGTTVTNDSQKGDLILARSKQVNKAGYFYHFFGKSDEK
- the fliP gene encoding flagellar type III secretion system pore protein FliP (The bacterial flagellar biogenesis protein FliP forms a type III secretion system (T3SS)-type pore required for flagellar assembly.), which encodes MRFLFLLLFGFASIFAADTVTVPTINLSLSAPDTPAQLVTSLNVLIVLTLLALAPSLIFVMTSFLRLIIVFSFLRQAMGTQQMPPTNILISLALILTFFIMEPVAKKSYEEGVKPYLAEQISYQEAFEKGAKPFKEFMVRNTREKDLALFYRIRQLPNPKTIDDIPLTIAAPAFIISELKTAFEIGFLIYLPFLVIDMVVSSVLMAMGMMMLPPVMISLPFKLLIFVLVDGWNLLVGNLVDSFK
- a CDS encoding AEC family transporter, which translates into the protein MIFAPMFSIFILLASGYLAKKTKVLAQNQSIIFVDFVLCFALPAMIFDRIYHVEIDINLINVILTGICSSLIAMGIAVGVGILLKFKKPTLVSLALLSMFGNTLFVGIPVVQGFFGDEAINEVIFYDQLATGIPISMLGPLILSLAAPAKVSLVQNTIKVLKFPPFVALILGLICRNFELPGIIFPPLKMFASSVVPVALFAVGIGLGFNSVKSAWKSTSVVLVAKMVLAPAIFIGIAFVFGVSLDDKWLIGLVECAMPPMVLASAMILKANLDTNLAISSVALGIVATFITIPSILLILN
- a CDS encoding class II 3-deoxy-7-phosphoheptulonate synthase, which codes for MKAWSRDSWRDYNILQQPTYPDKNALKNSEEKLKSLPPLVFAGEVRNLKEELKDVTLGKSFLLQGGDCAESFENFSANGIRDMFKVMLQMAIVLTFAGGCPVVKVGRVAGQFAKPRSSDFEEINGVKLPSYRGDIINGFEFNEAARVPDPKRMIEAYYQSASTLNLLRAFSRGGLADLHEVHRWNLGFIKRADIGDKFEKLAEQLTQTLNFMEACGVTTANTPTLSETKLYTSHEALLLPYEEALTRVDSLSGDWYDCSAHMLWIGERTRGLDDAHVHFLSGVKNPIGCKMGPDAKAEDIIAMANKLNPNNEAGRLNIIIRMGANKIEDRLPAILNGVKKEGLNILWSIDPMHGNTVKASSGFKTREFNAVMSEVKSFFDIHKACGTIAGGVHLEMTGQDVTECTGGVFKVTEDGLASRYETQCDPRLNADQALELAFLIADLVKKR
- a CDS encoding membrane protein, encoding MKNSILKIGIAVSITCAFAMGEGAFIGVESDYSFESNLKTKDEINSANFKDNQIGIGLKAGYDFDIYRVYGSYIYDLQTKDSIIDEDGDPLALKWNTHKFIIGAEYTPVVANDLKLAIGGYTGMSILKMKVNAIDENEKDDIKGWIIGAKLGGIYAIDESNEVEFGLKADRTDYGKSDKSEMKDAKETNYGFYLGYNYKF